A genomic segment from Blastococcus sp. PRF04-17 encodes:
- a CDS encoding alpha-ketoglutarate-dependent dioxygenase AlkB has protein sequence MGKGPAPLATRTIAASLRAAPSQPSMWDLAEEASLGPLAGAVVRHQLSDGAWVDHLPGWVAGSDEVLELLLGDIGWREDRRQMYEREVAVPRLLRWYGPRETLPHPLLTDAREALNRYYAPESGERFVSAGMCLYRDGRDSVAWHGDRIGRGRSSDTMVAIVSFGSPRPLMLRPVGGGTSLRFPLGHGDLVVMGGSCQRTWEHCIPKTTQPVGPRVSVQFRPTGVA, from the coding sequence ATGGGAAAGGGCCCCGCGCCCCTGGCCACTCGCACGATCGCGGCGAGCCTCCGCGCGGCGCCGAGTCAGCCGTCGATGTGGGACCTCGCAGAGGAGGCGAGCCTCGGCCCGCTCGCCGGGGCGGTCGTCCGGCACCAGCTCAGCGACGGCGCCTGGGTGGACCACCTGCCGGGGTGGGTGGCCGGCTCCGACGAGGTGCTCGAGCTTCTGCTCGGCGACATCGGGTGGCGGGAGGACCGCCGACAGATGTACGAGCGCGAGGTGGCAGTGCCTCGGCTGTTGCGCTGGTACGGCCCCCGCGAGACGCTGCCGCACCCGCTGCTCACCGACGCCCGCGAGGCGCTGAACCGCTACTACGCACCCGAGTCGGGGGAGCGTTTCGTCAGCGCCGGCATGTGCCTGTACCGCGACGGCCGCGACAGCGTGGCCTGGCACGGTGACCGGATCGGCCGCGGGCGTTCGTCGGACACGATGGTCGCGATCGTCTCCTTCGGCTCCCCCCGGCCGCTGATGCTGCGTCCGGTGGGCGGCGGGACCAGCCTCAGGTTCCCGCTCGGCCACGGCGACCTGGTCGTCATGGGTGGCTCGTGCCAGCGGACCTGGGAGCACTGCATCCCCAAGACGACCCAGCCCGTCGGGCCGCGGGTCAGCGTCCAGTTCCGGCCGACCGGCGTCGCCTGA
- a CDS encoding RecQ family ATP-dependent DNA helicase has protein sequence MSTAAPTSDLAVEALGVLRELTGRPDAMFREGQDAAVAALVERSQRALVVQRTGWGKSAVYFVSTALLRRRGAGPTLLVSPLLALMRDQVAAAARAGIRAVEISSANMTEWDDIAARLTADDVDVLLVSPERLTNPRFREEQLPGLVARCGLVVVDEAHCVSDWGHDFRPDYRRIRDLLGTLPAGTPVLATTATANERVVADVAEQLGAGGVEVTTVRGPLSRDSLRLGVLRLPSDRARLAWLAAHLGDLPGSGIVYTLTVAAAEETAALLRDAGYDVRAYTGRLDDADRKDAEEALRNNEVKALVATSALGMGFDKPDLGFVVHLGAPSSPVSYYQQVGRAGRAVEHADVLLLPGPEDLAIWQWFATSSMPREDHAAAVLTAMADGKAWSVARLETVADVRRSRLELLLKVLAVDGAVERVQGGWRSTGRPWVYDADRYARVARTREAEQRAMIAYARPVDEAQCRMAFLQEALDDPTAAPCGRCDVCAAPGTRPTCPPRLPTPRPRCSTALGWSWLPGRCGRPAPIASASTSRARSRPPSRSRPAGPSPG, from the coding sequence ATGAGCACCGCTGCACCGACGTCCGATCTCGCCGTCGAGGCCCTGGGCGTCCTGCGCGAGCTCACCGGACGGCCCGACGCCATGTTCCGCGAGGGGCAGGACGCCGCGGTGGCCGCGCTGGTCGAGCGCTCGCAGCGCGCCCTCGTCGTGCAGCGCACCGGGTGGGGCAAGTCGGCGGTGTACTTCGTCTCCACCGCGCTGCTGCGCCGCCGCGGCGCCGGGCCGACGCTGCTGGTGTCGCCGCTGCTGGCGCTCATGCGCGACCAGGTCGCCGCCGCCGCCCGCGCGGGCATCCGCGCGGTCGAGATCTCCAGCGCGAACATGACCGAGTGGGACGACATCGCCGCCCGCCTCACCGCTGACGACGTCGACGTCCTGCTGGTCTCGCCGGAGCGGCTGACCAACCCGCGCTTCCGCGAGGAGCAGTTGCCCGGCCTGGTCGCCCGCTGCGGTCTGGTGGTCGTCGACGAGGCGCACTGCGTCTCGGACTGGGGGCACGACTTCCGGCCCGACTACCGGCGCATCCGCGACCTGCTGGGCACGCTCCCGGCCGGCACGCCGGTGCTGGCGACGACGGCGACGGCAAACGAGCGCGTGGTGGCCGACGTCGCCGAGCAACTGGGCGCCGGCGGGGTCGAGGTGACCACCGTCCGCGGGCCGCTGTCGCGCGACTCGCTGCGCCTGGGCGTGCTGCGCCTCCCGTCGGACCGGGCCCGCCTGGCCTGGCTGGCCGCCCACCTCGGTGACCTGCCGGGCAGCGGCATCGTCTACACGCTGACCGTCGCCGCCGCCGAGGAGACGGCGGCGCTGCTGCGCGACGCCGGCTACGACGTCCGCGCCTACACCGGCCGGCTCGACGACGCCGACCGGAAGGACGCCGAGGAGGCCCTGCGCAACAACGAGGTCAAGGCGCTGGTGGCCACATCGGCGCTGGGCATGGGCTTCGACAAGCCCGACCTCGGGTTCGTCGTCCACCTCGGGGCCCCGTCGTCGCCGGTCAGCTACTACCAGCAGGTCGGCCGCGCCGGCCGCGCCGTCGAGCACGCCGACGTCCTGCTGCTGCCCGGCCCGGAAGACCTCGCGATCTGGCAGTGGTTCGCCACCTCGTCGATGCCGCGGGAGGACCACGCCGCGGCCGTGCTCACCGCCATGGCCGACGGCAAGGCCTGGTCGGTGGCACGGCTGGAGACGGTGGCCGACGTCCGCCGGTCCCGGCTCGAGCTGCTGCTCAAGGTGCTCGCCGTCGACGGGGCGGTGGAGCGGGTGCAGGGCGGCTGGCGCTCGACCGGCCGGCCCTGGGTCTACGACGCCGACCGGTACGCCCGGGTCGCCCGGACCCGCGAAGCGGAGCAGCGGGCGATGATCGCCTACGCGCGGCCGGTCGACGAGGCGCAGTGCCGCATGGCATTCCTGCAGGAGGCGCTCGACGACCCGACCGCCGCGCCGTGCGGCCGCTGCGACGTGTGTGCCGCCCCTGGTACTCGACCGACGTGCCCGCCGCGGCTGCCGACGCCGCGTCCGCGGTGCTCGACCGCCCTGGGGTGGAGTTGGCTCCCCGGGCGATGTGGCCGACCGGCGCCGATCGCCTCGGCGTCGACGTCAAGGGCAAGATCGCGCCCGCCGAGCAGATCGAGACCGGCCGGGCCGTCGCCCGGCTGA
- a CDS encoding PHP domain-containing protein produces MRPPDNHVHTHWSWDTPDSATMRRACERAVALGLPAIAFTEHLDFTVWDPHDLATDEGLVERHASRHAEIDTDGYFAELAEVRARFPELRILSGVETGEPHLFSASVAAHLRDAPADRVLGSLHSLAHDGRLYGVGHLLRSDADGTMRRYLAEVVRMIETSDVFQVLAHVDFPRRYWPGGTHRYVEKDYEEEYRAVFRALASSGRALEVNTSSPLASVDQVRWFHDEGGEAVSFGSDAHSPGNVGQRFDLAVDVVEAAGFRRGRDRFDFWRR; encoded by the coding sequence ATGAGACCGCCGGACAACCACGTCCACACGCACTGGTCCTGGGACACCCCCGACTCCGCCACCATGCGACGTGCCTGCGAGCGCGCCGTCGCCCTGGGGCTGCCGGCGATCGCGTTCACCGAGCACCTGGACTTCACGGTCTGGGACCCCCACGACCTGGCCACCGACGAGGGGCTGGTCGAGCGGCACGCGTCGCGGCACGCCGAGATCGACACGGACGGCTACTTCGCCGAGCTGGCCGAGGTCCGCGCCCGGTTCCCGGAGCTGCGCATCCTCTCCGGCGTCGAGACGGGGGAGCCGCACCTGTTCTCCGCCAGCGTGGCCGCCCACCTGCGCGATGCGCCGGCCGACCGCGTCCTCGGCTCGCTGCACTCGCTGGCCCACGACGGCCGCCTCTACGGCGTCGGCCACCTGCTGCGGAGCGACGCCGACGGCACGATGCGCCGCTATCTCGCCGAAGTGGTCCGGATGATCGAGACCAGCGACGTCTTCCAGGTGCTGGCCCATGTGGACTTCCCCCGCCGCTACTGGCCAGGAGGGACCCACCGGTACGTCGAGAAGGACTACGAGGAGGAGTACCGCGCCGTGTTCCGTGCGCTCGCCTCCTCCGGCCGCGCCCTCGAGGTGAACACGAGCAGTCCGCTGGCGTCGGTCGACCAGGTGCGCTGGTTCCACGACGAGGGGGGCGAGGCGGTCAGCTTCGGCAGCGACGCCCACTCGCCCGGCAACGTCGGGCAGCGCTTCGACCTCGCGGTCGACGTCGTCGAGGCCGCCGGCTTCCGGCGGGGCCGCGACCGCTTCGACTTCTGGCGCCGTTGA
- a CDS encoding carbamate kinase, giving the protein MTSRRVVIALGGNAMTGPDGSATPSAQRDAIREAARHIADVVAGGSEVVLTHGNGPQVGNLLVKNEMAAHVVPPVPLDWNVAQTQATIAFTVADELDAALQARGLPQRTAGLVTRTLVDVDDPGFREPSKPVGRFLPREEAERFVSLGQIWEDRGERGWRRVVASPEPRSVVDSPAIRALAAAGFVVICAGGGGIPVTDDGRDGAGLRGVEAVIDKDLTAAILAQELDADTLVIATDVPNVMVDFGTPSQRPLGRVTAAELRAHAAAGQFARGSMGPKVEAALRFVESSAPDHRRRAVITSLEHIADAVSGDDAGTVLSAV; this is encoded by the coding sequence ATGACCTCCCGCCGCGTGGTGATCGCTCTCGGGGGCAACGCCATGACCGGCCCCGACGGGTCGGCCACCCCCAGCGCGCAGCGGGACGCGATCCGCGAGGCCGCCAGGCACATCGCCGACGTGGTCGCGGGCGGGTCCGAGGTCGTCCTGACGCACGGCAACGGTCCTCAGGTGGGCAACCTGCTGGTCAAGAACGAGATGGCCGCCCACGTCGTCCCGCCGGTCCCGCTGGACTGGAACGTCGCGCAGACCCAGGCGACCATCGCCTTCACCGTCGCCGACGAGCTGGACGCCGCCCTGCAGGCCCGCGGCCTCCCCCAACGGACCGCCGGCCTGGTCACCCGCACCCTCGTCGACGTCGACGACCCGGGCTTCCGCGAGCCGTCGAAGCCCGTCGGCCGGTTCCTCCCCCGGGAGGAGGCGGAACGGTTCGTCTCCCTCGGCCAGATCTGGGAGGACCGCGGCGAGCGCGGCTGGCGACGCGTGGTGGCCTCCCCCGAGCCGAGGTCCGTCGTCGACTCCCCCGCGATCCGCGCGCTGGCCGCGGCCGGCTTCGTCGTCATCTGCGCCGGTGGCGGCGGCATCCCGGTGACCGACGACGGGCGCGACGGCGCCGGTCTGCGGGGCGTCGAGGCCGTCATCGACAAGGACCTCACCGCGGCGATCCTCGCCCAGGAGCTCGACGCCGACACGCTGGTCATCGCGACGGACGTCCCCAACGTGATGGTCGACTTCGGGACGCCGTCGCAGCGCCCGCTCGGCCGGGTGACCGCCGCCGAGCTGCGCGCGCACGCGGCCGCCGGGCAGTTCGCCCGCGGCAGCATGGGCCCGAAGGTCGAGGCGGCGCTCCGCTTCGTCGAGTCGTCGGCCCCCGACCACCGGCGCCGCGCCGTCATCACGTCCCTCGAGCACATCGCCGACGCCGTCTCCGGGGACGACGCCGGCACCGTCCTGTCCGCTGTGTAG
- a CDS encoding ring-opening amidohydrolase, which produces MPAPIEVRKVPLHNVSDASELAKLIDDGVMDADRVVAVIGKTEGNGGINDYTRIIADRAFREVLLEKGSRSMDEVKQIPIVWSGGTDGVISPHATVFATLPEDAVEKTDEPRLTVGYAMSDVLLPEDIGRVAMVEKCAEGVRRAMEAAGITDPADVHYVQTKTPLLTIDTIRDARERGQTTILEEPHGSMDISNGTTALGIAVALGEIEMPTQEQIMHDLSLYSSVASCSSGVELDRAQIVVVGNARGHGGGYRVGHSVMKDALDQDGIWAAIRDAGLELPDRPHHTDLGDRLVNVFLKCEASPDGKVRGRRNAMLDDSDVSWHRQIKACVGGVTASVTGDPAVFVSVAAVHQGPSGGGPVAAIVKA; this is translated from the coding sequence GTGCCCGCACCGATCGAGGTCCGCAAGGTCCCGCTGCACAACGTCAGCGACGCCTCCGAGCTCGCCAAGCTCATCGACGACGGCGTCATGGACGCCGACCGGGTCGTCGCCGTCATCGGCAAGACCGAGGGCAACGGCGGCATCAACGACTACACGCGGATCATCGCCGACCGCGCGTTCCGCGAGGTGCTGCTCGAGAAGGGCAGCCGGTCGATGGACGAGGTCAAGCAGATCCCGATCGTGTGGTCGGGCGGCACGGACGGCGTCATCAGCCCGCACGCGACCGTGTTCGCGACGCTGCCCGAGGACGCGGTCGAGAAGACCGACGAGCCCAGGCTGACCGTCGGTTACGCGATGAGCGACGTGCTGCTGCCCGAGGACATCGGCCGCGTGGCCATGGTCGAGAAGTGCGCGGAGGGCGTGCGGCGGGCGATGGAGGCCGCGGGCATCACCGACCCGGCCGACGTCCACTACGTGCAGACCAAGACGCCGCTGCTGACGATCGACACGATCCGCGACGCCCGGGAGCGTGGCCAGACCACGATCCTCGAGGAGCCGCACGGCTCCATGGACATCTCCAACGGCACCACGGCCCTGGGCATCGCGGTCGCGCTCGGCGAGATCGAGATGCCGACGCAGGAGCAGATCATGCACGACCTGTCCCTGTACTCCTCCGTCGCCTCCTGTTCGTCCGGCGTCGAGCTGGACCGGGCGCAGATCGTCGTCGTCGGCAACGCCCGCGGCCACGGCGGCGGCTACCGCGTCGGCCACTCGGTGATGAAGGACGCGCTCGACCAGGACGGCATCTGGGCCGCGATCCGCGACGCCGGCCTCGAGCTCCCCGACCGCCCGCACCACACCGACCTCGGCGACCGGCTGGTCAACGTCTTCCTCAAGTGCGAGGCCTCCCCGGACGGCAAGGTCCGCGGCCGCCGCAACGCGATGCTCGACGACTCCGACGTCTCGTGGCACCGCCAGATCAAGGCGTGCGTGGGTGGCGTGACCGCCTCGGTGACCGGCGACCCGGCGGTCTTCGTGTCGGTGGCGGCGGTGCACCAGGGGCCGTCGGGCGGTGGCCCCGTGGCCGCGATCGTCAAGGCCTGA
- a CDS encoding PP2C family protein-serine/threonine phosphatase, which translates to MSRTARVQRALPLAVLVVVIGFDFALGRGQTVLTLAAVSPLLAASALNRRATFIYGVLALATGALLGVYDGLYEPGRVAAGQFIRLVGIALATVAALAACTLRLRQEARIAELSAQAATTEAAVQMAEALQRSLLEELPARPGLRTAVRYQPAARHAEVGGDWYDAFPLPNGETALVIGDVAGHDVPAAATMAQARGMLRGIAQSVNGSPSAVLTALDRAFATLAMPTPVTAVMAMVSSPATSSEEIHLRWSNAGHPPPVLICADGTAELLETPPERLLGVTPDVPRSDHEMSLHRGDTLLLYTDGLVERRDAPLDEGTARLLAQLRRLAGSPLEELCDGLLESLPGRAEDDVVLLAVRLSD; encoded by the coding sequence GTGAGCAGGACAGCCCGGGTGCAGCGTGCGCTCCCGCTCGCCGTCCTGGTGGTGGTGATCGGCTTCGACTTCGCGCTCGGACGCGGCCAGACGGTGCTGACGCTGGCCGCGGTCAGCCCTCTGCTCGCCGCCTCGGCACTGAACCGGCGGGCCACGTTCATTTACGGCGTGCTCGCGCTCGCGACGGGAGCGCTGCTGGGCGTCTACGACGGCCTGTACGAGCCCGGGCGGGTCGCCGCAGGCCAGTTCATCCGGCTGGTGGGCATCGCCCTGGCCACCGTCGCCGCACTCGCTGCCTGCACCCTGCGGCTCCGCCAGGAGGCGAGGATCGCGGAGCTCAGTGCTCAGGCGGCCACCACCGAGGCGGCGGTGCAGATGGCCGAGGCGCTGCAACGCAGCCTGCTGGAGGAGCTGCCGGCACGGCCGGGCCTGCGCACCGCCGTCCGCTACCAGCCCGCCGCCCGGCACGCCGAGGTCGGCGGTGACTGGTACGACGCCTTTCCGCTGCCCAACGGCGAGACGGCGCTCGTCATCGGCGACGTGGCGGGGCACGACGTGCCGGCGGCGGCCACCATGGCGCAGGCACGGGGCATGCTGCGGGGCATCGCGCAGTCGGTGAACGGCTCACCCTCCGCCGTCCTCACCGCCCTGGACCGCGCATTCGCGACCCTCGCCATGCCCACCCCGGTGACTGCCGTGATGGCGATGGTGTCCAGCCCCGCGACCTCGTCCGAGGAGATCCACCTCCGGTGGTCGAACGCGGGTCACCCTCCCCCGGTGCTCATCTGCGCCGACGGGACCGCCGAACTGCTGGAGACGCCGCCCGAGCGCCTGCTCGGCGTCACCCCGGACGTCCCCCGCTCCGACCACGAGATGTCGCTGCACCGCGGGGACACCCTGCTGCTGTACACCGACGGGCTCGTCGAGCGCCGCGACGCGCCCCTCGACGAGGGCACCGCCCGGCTGCTGGCGCAGCTGCGGCGCCTGGCCGGCTCGCCGCTCGAGGAGCTGTGCGACGGACTGCTGGAGAGCCTGCCCGGCCGCGCCGAGGACGACGTCGTGCTCCTGGCCGTGCGCCTGTCCGACTGA
- a CDS encoding DUF1116 domain-containing protein, protein MTLGGLLSAPPQIVAAGVDVFSDALRAQGAEVHDVDWRPPGFGDPGDLAALVLDPRRNAANRVAVERVLAAGSQLVDVRPAREVIGLADRTLLHAGPPIDWERASGPMRGALIGACLFEGWADDEDDAVRMLAGGEIALDPCHHHRTVGPMAGVTSPSMWMWCLEDPVHGGRAFCSLNEGLGKVLRYGAYGPEVIERLHWMSDVLGPVLAAAVRAMAEPLDVKSILAQMLQMGDEGHNRNRAGSALTLRELSPTLVEVDAPAADISAVFRFIGGNEHFFLNLGMPTAKLALDAARDVPGSTMVTVMARNGTDFGIQTAGTGDQWFTGPANTPEGLFLGDYGPDDANPDIGDSAITETYGVGGFSMAAAPAIVRFVGGTVPDALATTERMYQLTLAENPAMAIPIMGFRGAPTGIDVVKVARTGWLPQINTGMAGRVAGTGQVGAGLVQPPQECFEQALAALAAESRTA, encoded by the coding sequence GACCCTCGGTGGCCTGTTGTCCGCTCCGCCGCAGATCGTCGCCGCCGGGGTCGACGTCTTCTCCGATGCGCTGCGCGCCCAGGGCGCCGAGGTGCACGATGTCGACTGGCGTCCGCCCGGGTTCGGCGACCCCGGGGACCTGGCCGCCCTCGTGCTCGACCCGCGGCGCAACGCGGCCAACCGCGTCGCCGTCGAACGGGTCCTCGCGGCCGGCTCGCAGCTGGTCGACGTCCGGCCGGCCCGCGAGGTCATCGGCCTCGCCGACCGCACCCTGCTGCACGCCGGCCCGCCGATCGACTGGGAGCGGGCCTCCGGCCCGATGCGCGGCGCGCTCATCGGCGCCTGCCTGTTCGAGGGCTGGGCCGACGACGAGGACGACGCCGTCCGCATGCTCGCCGGGGGCGAGATCGCGCTGGACCCCTGTCACCACCACCGCACCGTCGGCCCCATGGCCGGTGTCACCAGCCCGTCGATGTGGATGTGGTGCCTCGAGGACCCGGTGCACGGCGGGCGCGCGTTCTGCTCGCTCAACGAGGGCCTCGGCAAGGTGCTGCGCTACGGGGCGTACGGCCCCGAGGTGATCGAGCGGCTGCACTGGATGTCCGACGTCCTCGGGCCGGTGCTGGCCGCCGCCGTCCGGGCGATGGCCGAGCCGCTGGACGTGAAGTCGATCCTCGCCCAGATGCTGCAGATGGGCGACGAGGGGCACAACCGCAACCGGGCCGGCTCCGCACTCACCCTGCGCGAGCTGTCACCGACCCTGGTCGAGGTCGACGCCCCGGCGGCGGACATCTCCGCCGTCTTCCGGTTCATCGGCGGCAACGAGCACTTCTTCCTCAACCTCGGCATGCCCACCGCGAAGCTCGCGCTCGACGCCGCCCGCGACGTCCCGGGCTCCACGATGGTCACGGTGATGGCCCGCAACGGCACCGACTTCGGCATCCAGACCGCCGGCACCGGCGACCAGTGGTTCACCGGCCCGGCCAACACCCCCGAGGGTCTCTTCCTCGGCGACTACGGGCCGGACGACGCCAATCCCGACATCGGCGACTCGGCGATCACCGAGACCTACGGCGTCGGCGGGTTCTCGATGGCCGCGGCGCCGGCGATCGTGCGGTTCGTGGGCGGCACCGTGCCCGACGCGCTGGCCACCACCGAGCGCATGTACCAGCTGACGCTGGCGGAGAACCCGGCGATGGCGATCCCGATCATGGGGTTCCGCGGGGCGCCGACCGGGATCGACGTCGTGAAGGTCGCCCGCACCGGCTGGCTGCCGCAGATCAACACCGGCATGGCGGGCCGCGTCGCGGGCACGGGGCAGGTCGGTGCCGGGCTGGTCCAGCCGCCGCAGGAGTGCTTCGAGCAGGCGCTCGCCGCGCTCGCCGCGGAGTCCCGCACGGCCTGA